Proteins found in one Quercus robur chromosome 2, dhQueRobu3.1, whole genome shotgun sequence genomic segment:
- the LOC126715902 gene encoding ATP-dependent DNA helicase Q-like 4A: protein MTMEMHMSRSNSGQGLKCDDNLPKVNLSQHASAHDNFLNQNKFLSSNFLFSLSSQKPGAEGAMWARAMDFQSQNIARLQSQSAQVEKAWHTLSNLQISCRKYTKPGKTVQVKDLHNNVSHSVGGRTISQSTFSIERSLEGIQTHKNFSETNSKISQPGRSMGNNFSSSNVRAMGAEKSQIRASVVNNSHSQNLDRSFNNHTVHIDQVKESAGIFAGNLDDDDILENIDVDHIVERYQSTCTPQPSISKLPPITPTIDKDNFSRQDESSLPLELCSNCSHGLKLGLCPEATTHLQEMKDMLIVISNELLDNVNELTSEHIEKLRQDRSQLNKQIQQLDGYLRANSVDEERQKSHYSTSTTAIRSFQYETPQAAAFKTPMRFEAQVNLNNELGGNERWNSFSSVDRFDVSSGPLEREPYVPKYVEVNYIEGSNDKKWSSQNFPWAKKLEANNKKVFGNHSFRPNQREVINATMSGCDVFVLMPTGGGKSLTYQLPALICPGITLVISPLVSLIQDQIMHLLQANIPAAYLSANMEWTEQQEILRELCSDYCKYKLLYVTPEKVARSDVLLRHLESLHARELLARVVIDEAHCVSQWGHDFRPDYQGLGILKQKFQNTPVLALTATATASVKEDVVQALGLVNCIVFRQSFNRPNLWYSVIPKTKKCVEDIDKFIKENHFDECGIIYCLSRMDCEKVAEKLQECGHKAAFYHGSMDPAQRAFTQKQWSKDEINIICATVAFGMGINKPDVRFVIHHSLPKSIEGYHQECGRAGRDGQRSSCVLYYSYSDYIRLKHMISQGVAEQTPLTSGYNRVNTANSGRILETNTENILRMVSYCENDVDCRRLLQLVHFGEKFDSANCKKTCDNCLKNKSLIEKDVTGIAKQLVELVKLMGQQFSSSHILEVYRGSLSQFVKKHRHETLSLHGAGKHLDKGEASRILRHLVTEDFLVEDVKKSDVYGSVSSILKVNESKAKNLFLGGQTIILRFHSSAKAVKLSKSGVTPAKGSLTSGKLSPPRIDTPAEPQPEVDLNLSAKLYSALRMLRTILVKEAGEGVMAYHIFGNATLQHISKRIPRTKEELLEINGIGKAKVSKYGDRILETIESTIHEYYKTEKNNSSSNDSTDSMKRRRNTNSNQNTNFEDDDFSRSTGRSKKRAVMEQKKTAEASNGMKPDSYNQCIDDDLDFYDYDFEMNGSNTKASSNNGRVLPLWSAAGNGIQS, encoded by the exons ATGACTATGGAAATGCACATGAG CCGGAGCAATTCAGGTCAAGGGCTCAAATGTGATGATAACCTTCCTAAAGTTAATTTGTCACAACATGCTAGTGCACATGATAATTTCTTAAaccaaaataagtttttgagttCAAATTTCCTTTTTTCGTTGTCCTCACAAAAACCTGGTGCTGAAGGAGCAATGTGGGCACG GGCAATGGACTTCCAAAGTCAAAATATTGCAAGGTTGCAGAGCCAGAGTGCACAAGTGGAAAAG GCTTGGCATACTCTTTCCAATCTTCAGATTTCTTGCAGGAAGTACACAAAACCTGGAAAAACTGTACAGGTTAAGGATCTTCATAATAATGTATCTCACAGTGTTGGAGGAAGAACTATTTCCCAAAGCACATTTAGCATTGAAAGAAGCTTGGAAGGTAtacaaacacataaaaatttcAGTGAAACCAACAGCAAGATTAGTCAACCTGGAAGGTCCATgggcaataatttttcatcaagtAATGTTAGAGCCATGGGAGCTGAAAAGAGTCAGATAAGAGCATCAGTAGTCAACAATTCTCATTCTCAGAATTTGGATAGATCATTCAACAATCATACTGTTCATATTGACCAAGTAAAAGAGTCTGCAGGAATTTTTGCtggtaacctggatgatgatgaCATACTTGAG AATATTGATGTGGACCATATAGTGGAACGGTACCAATCAACTTGCACACCACAACCATCAATTTCTAAGCTGCCGCCCATTACTCCAACTATAGATAAAGATAATTTTTCTAGGCAAGATGAAAGTAGTTTGCCACTGGAATTGTGCTCAAACTGCAGTCATGGTCTTAAG CTAGGACTGTGCCCCGAAGCTACGACTCATTTGCAGGAAATGAAGGACATGCTAATCGTTATATCAAATGAACTGCTTGATAATGTTAATGAACTCACCTCAGAGCACATTGAGAAGCTTCGTCAAGATAG GTCACAGCTAAATAAGCAAATTCAGCAGCTTGATGGGTATCTTCGTGCCAATTCAGTCGACGAGGAAAGACAAAAATCACATTATTCTACATCCACAACAGCCATCCGgtcatttcaatatgaaacaCCTCAAGCAGCTGCTTTCAAGACACCAATGAGATTTGAAGCCCAGGTAAATCTGAATAATGAGCTGGGAGGGAATGAAAGGTGGAATTCATTCTCCTCTGTAGATAGATTTGATGTTTCATCAGGCCCTTTGGAGAGGGAACCGTATGTTCCTAAGTATGTTGAAGTTAATTATATTGAAGGTTCTAATGACAAAAAGTGGAGTAGTCAGAACTTCCCATGGGCAAAGAAGCTGGAG GCCAATAACAAGAAAGTGTTTGGGAACCACTCTTTTCGCCCCAACCAAAGAGAGGTTATTAACGCTACGATGAGTGGTTGTGATGTTTTCGTTCTAATGCCAACTGGAGGGGGAAAGAGTTTGACATATCAG CTCCCTGCTCTTATCTGTCCAGGTATAACATTGGTAATTTCTCCCCTCGTGTCACTTATTCAAGATCAGATAATGCATCTATTGCAG GCGAACATACCTGCTGCTTACTTAAGTGCCAATATGGAATGGACAGAACAGCAGGAGATCCTTAGAGAGCTATGCTCTGATTACTGTAAATACAAGCTATTATATGTGACACCAGAGAAAGTTGCCAG AAGTGATGTTCTTTTGAGGCATCTGGAGAGTTTGCATGCTCGGGAATTGCTTGCCAGGGTTGTTATTGATGAAGCTCATTGTGTGAGCCAGTGGGGGCATGATTTTAGACCAGATTATCAG GGTCTTGGTATCTTGAAACAGAAGTTCCAAAATACTCCTGTGTTAGCTTTAACAGCTACTGCAACAGCCAGTGTAAAAGAAGATGTTGTGCAGGCTCTAGGCCTTGTCAACTGCATTGTTTTCCGGCAAAGTTTTAATCGCCCAAATTTATG GTATTCTGTTATCCCCAAGACTAAGAAGTGTGTGGAAGACATTGACAAATTCATCAAAGAAAACCACTTTGATGAATGTGGAATAATTTATTGTCTTTCAAGAATGGACTGTGAAAAAGTAGCTGAAAAGTTACAG GAATGTGGACATAAAGCGGCATTCTACCATGGTAGCATGGATCCTGCTCAACGTGCCTTTACCCAAAAGCAATGGAGCAAAGATGAAATCAATATAATTTGTGCTACGGTGGCATTTGGAATGG GTATCAACAAACCAGATGTCCGCTTTGTAATTCATCATTCTCTCCCAAAATCTATTGAAGGTTACCACCAG GAGTGTGGCCGAGCTGGTAGAGATGGTCAGCGGTCATCTTGTGTTTTGTATTACAGTTATAGTGACTAT ATAAGACTCAAGCATATGATTAGCCAAGGAGTAGCAGAGCAAACTCCATTGACATCTGGATATAATCGTGTCAACACTGCTAATTCAGGGAGGATACTGGAAACAAATACCGAAAATATTTTGCGCATG GTCAgttattgtgaaaatgatgtAGATTGTCGACGTCTTCTACAGCTCGTTCATTTTGGAGAGAAGTTTGATTCTGCAAACTGTAAAAAAACCTGTGACAATTGTTTGAAGAATAAAAGTTTAATTGAGAAGGATGTCACAGGCATTGCAAAGCAATTG GTTGAACTGGTGAAGTTAATGGGGCAGCAGTTTTCATCATCTCATATTTTAGAAGTCTATAGGGGATCCTTAAGCCAATTT GTCAAGAAGCACAGACATGAGACTTTAAGCCTGCATGGAGCTGGGAAACATCTAGACAAGGGTGAAGCTTCCCGTATATTGCGTCATCTTGTTACTGAGGATTTCCTTGTGGAAGATGTCAAGAAAAGTGATGTTTATGGATCTGTATCATCAATATTGAAG GTGAACGAGTCCAAAGCTAAAAATCTCTTCCTTGGTGGGCAGACAATCATATTAAG ATTCCATTCCTCTGCGAAAGCGGTTAAACTGAGCAAATCTGGAGTGACTCCAGCAAAAGGCTCATTGACATCTGGGAAGCTAAGTCCTCCTCGAATTGACACTCCTGCTGAGCCTCAACCTGAAGTAGACTTG AATCTCTCAGCCAAACTGTATTCAGCTCTGCGAATGCTCCGAACTATTCTTGTCAAAGAAGCTGGGGAGGGGGTCATGGCATACCACATATTTGG TAATGCTACGCTGCAGCACATCAGCAAAAGAATTCCCAGAACAAAGGAAGAGCTTCTTGAGATCAATGGCATTGGCAA GGCTAAGGTAAGCAAGTATGGAGATCGGATACTTGAAACCATCGAGTCTACCATCCACGAATACTACAAGACAGAGAAAAACAACAGCAGCAGCAATGACAGTACTGATTCAATGAAGAGGAGAAGGAATACAAATAGCAACCAAAATACTAACTTTGAGGATGATGACTTCTCCAGAAGTACTGGTAGATCAAAGAAAAGAGCAGTAATGGAGCAGAAGAAAACTGCTGAGGCTTCTAATGGTATGAAGCCAGATTCTTACAACCAATGCATAGATGATGACCTAGATTTCTATGATTATGATTTTGAAATGAATGGTTCAAATACAAAGGCTAGTTCGAACAATGGAAGAGTGCTTCCTTTGTGGTCAGCAGCTGGAAACGGGATTCAATCTTGA
- the LOC126715903 gene encoding thiamine biosynthetic bifunctional enzyme TH1, chloroplastic — translation MAYAQGLSSSCLFLSPKGAPQGFQQSLGLSLPFTNSRINSSLQTRIFVEMREDSAPMTSDHFKKMKIPHVLTVAGSDSGAGAGIQADLKACAARGVYCSTAITAVTAQNTVGVQGVSVVPEDFVAEQLKSVLSDMQVDVVKTGMLPSIGIVNVLSQGLREFPVRALVVDPVMVSTSGDVLAGPSILAGFREQLLPIADIVTPNLKEASALLGGQQLETVADMCSAAKLLHDMGPRNVLVKGGDLPDSLDAVDIFFDGKDFHELRSLRIKTRNTHGTGCSLASCIAAELAKGSSMLPAVKVAKHYIETALDYSKDIAIGNGPQGPFDHLLRLKSYVHNSCRQVGFNPSDLFLYAVTDSRMNKKWGRSITDAVKAAIDGSATIIQLREKDAETQEFLEAAKACLKICHSHGVPLLINDRIDVALACDADGVHVGQSDMPVRVARTLLGPDKIIGVSCKTPEQAHQAWIDGADYIGCGGVYPTNTKENNLTVGLDGLKTVCVASKLPVVAIGGIGASNASSVMEIGVPNLKGVAVVSALFDRESILTETRKLRAILTESMSMQRAF, via the exons aTGGCCTACGCTCAGGGACTCTCAAGTTCTTGCCTCTTCCTATCCCCCAAG GGTGCTCCACAGGGGTTTCAACAATCTTTGGGTTTGAGCTTACCGTTTACGAATTCAAGAATCAACAGTAGCTTACAAACGCGAATTTTTGTGGAGATGCGCGAAGACAGTGCTCCAATGACTAGTGATCACTTTAAGAAGATGAAAATTCCACACGTACTAACTGTTGCTGGCTCTGACTCGGGAGCTGGTGCTGGAATCCAGGCTGATCTTAAGGCCTGTGCAGCGCGAGGAGTGTACTGTTCCACTGCAATAACGGCTGTCACTGCACAGAACACTGTTGGGGTTCAG GGTGTAAGTGTTGTGCCTGAGGATTTCGTGGCAGAGCAGCTTAAGTCTGTGTTATCAGATATGCAAGTTGATGTG GTGAAGACAGGCATGCTACCCTCTATTGGCATTGTCAATGTTCTTAGTCAAGGTCTAAGGGAGTTTCCAGTTCGAG CTTTAGTGGTTGATCCTGTTATGGTATCTACAAGTGGAGATGTACTAGCTGGTCCTTCCATTCTTGCTGGATTTAG AGAGCAGCTTCTTCCTATCGCTGATATAGTCACGCCAAATTTAAAAGAGGCATCTGCGTTACTTGGTGGTCAGCAACTAGAAACGGTCGCTGACATGTGTTCTGCTGCAAAACTGTTGCATGACATGGGCCCACG AAATGTACTTGTCAAAGGTGGTGACCTCCCAGATTCATTGGATGCTGttgatattttctttgatg GTAAGGACTTCCATGAGCTGCGTTCTTTGCGCATTAAAACTCGCAACACTCATGGTACTGGTTGCAGCTTGGCTTCATGTATAGCAGCTGAGCTGGCAAAAGGCTCTTCCATGCTGCCAGCTGTTAAG GTAGCTAAACACTACATCGAGACGGCTTTGGATTACAGCAAAGACATTGCCATTGGAAATGGGCCTCAAGGCCCCTTCGACCACCTACTTAGGCTTAAGAGTTACGTTCATAATTCATGCAGGCAAGTGGGATTTAATCCAAGTGACCTGTTCCTGTATGCTGTTACAGACTCTAGGATGAATAAAAAGTGGGGCCGTTCCATTACAGATGCTGTTAAAGCTGCCATAGACGGAAGTGCTACCATTATTCAATTGAG GGAAAAGGATGCTGAAACACAGGAATTTTTGGAAGCAGCAAAAGCATGTCTCAAAATATGCCATTCACATGGTGTACCTTTACTGATAAATGACCGCATTGATGTTGCGCTTGCTTGTGATGCTGATGGTGTTCATGTTGGTCAGTCAGACATGCCTGTTCGTGTGGCCCGTACTCTTCTTGGCCCTGATAAGATCATTGGTGTATCATGCAAGACACCCGAGCAAGCCCATCAGGCATGGATTGATGGTGCTGACTACATTGGGTGTGGTGGCGTATATCCAACTAATACAAAGGAAAACAATCTAACTGTTGGTCTGGATGGGTTGAAAACTGTTTGTGTAGCTTCTAAGTTACCTGTGGTTGCGATTGGTGGTATTGGTGCTTCAAATGCAAGTTCTGTGATGGAAATTGGTGTGCCGAATCTGAAAGGAGTTGCTGTTGTCTCAGCTCTTTTTGATAGGGAATCTATTCTTACAGAGACTAGGAAGTTGCGTGCGATTCTAACAGAGTCAATGTCAATGCAGAGAGCATTTTGA